One Pelecanus crispus isolate bPelCri1 chromosome 31, bPelCri1.pri, whole genome shotgun sequence genomic region harbors:
- the LOC142596359 gene encoding butyrophilin-like protein 2 yields MRTGLAAGILDSWPAIQISLKSDVPVPKNRDCEVPITISIEPSFVLVGEQVTLSCQLTDSVPSNTSVLWYKMEKGRDAPLCFSSSLGGVVEQCQDEEQQRIVGHWQRRSLLLVIRHVQSADEGTYVCAVNSSVVTQEAAAHLDVTAIGYKPTFDKNLQEENMCRYTCRSKQWYPKPEVIWTNYGGDTVNVEAKTNVTWSERDHFMVQSTITVPCDNVDVVCVVKLIKSNISRSGSLNEIIAPQSSTCTYKGTIRGSYEKLEVMWVNHQGEDLSSLAQTSILQEMDNIFAIESSIEIPCRQPPPSFVTTDREHSPQIAQQSENNNWPWIIYYLLLIILPAYLQRQNGKCGCSGNSPK; encoded by the exons GTGAAGTGCCTATCACCATCAGCATTGAACCGTCGTTTGTCCTTGTTGGAGAGCAAGTGACTCTGTCCTGCCAGCTGACAGACAGCGTTCCCTCTAATACGAGTGTGCTTTGgtacaaaatggaaaaggggAGGGATGCACCACTGTGCTTTTCCTCCAGCCTGGGTGGGGTGGTGGAGCAGTGCCAGGATGAAGAACAGCAGAGGATTGTGGGACACTGGCAGAGAAGATCACTTCTTCTGGTTATCCGGCACGTGCAGTCAGCCGATGAGGGGACGTATGTTTGTGCAGTGAACAGCAGTGTTGTCACACAGGAGGCTGCTGCTCACCTTGATGTTACAG CAATTGGGTATAAACCGACGTTTGACAAGAATCTGCAAGAGGAGAATATGTGTCGCTACACGTGTAGGTCAAAACAATGGTACCCAAAGCCTGAAGTCATTTGGACGAACTACGGAGGAGACACAGTAAATGTGGAGGCCAAGACCAATGTAacctggagtgagagagaccATTTCATGGTGCAAAGCACCATCACAGTGCCTTGTGACAATGTAGATGTGGTGTGTGTAGTCAAACTCATCAAATCCAACATAAGCCGATCAG GTTCCCTGAATGAAATTATTGCACCACAGTCAAGCACTTGTACATACAAGGGCACAATAAGAGGTTCCTATGAAAAGCTGGAAGTGATGTGGGTGAATCACCAAGGAGAAGATCTATCTTCTCTGGCCCAGACAAGCATTCTACAGGAGATGGACAATATTTTTGCAATAGAAAGCTCCATTGAGATACCCTGTAGGCAACCACCACCTTCGTTTGTGACCACTGATAGGGAACACAGTCCACAGATTGCTCAACAGTCAG aaaacaataaCTGGCCCTGGATTATCTACTATCTTCTTCTCATCATTTTACCAG caTATCTTCAGAGGCAAAATGGTAAGTGTGGATGTTCAGGCAACAGTCCTAAGTAG